A genomic window from Anthocerotibacter panamensis C109 includes:
- a CDS encoding response regulator yields MIRLLLVDDQALLRQGLASLLALEEDLTVVAEASNGQEAIALAQQHQPDVILMDIRMPLCDGVAATRRILQHQPAPKVLVLTTFDEDELVWQALQAGALGYLLKDTPSEQVAHAIRTVYSGHAQLGPTIAPKVLSRIAQPSKVNPRDLLTEREVEVLTLLAQGCNNREIAQALYITEGTAKNHLTHILTQLNLRDRTQAALWAKQHLNLPGSMHSQK; encoded by the coding sequence ATGATCCGGCTACTGTTGGTGGATGACCAAGCGCTCCTCAGGCAAGGACTAGCCTCACTCTTGGCTCTAGAGGAAGATTTGACCGTGGTGGCTGAGGCGAGTAACGGGCAGGAGGCGATTGCCCTAGCGCAACAGCACCAGCCGGATGTGATCCTCATGGATATACGGATGCCCCTCTGCGATGGGGTAGCAGCGACCCGGCGCATCCTCCAACATCAGCCCGCTCCTAAAGTTTTGGTGCTCACGACTTTTGACGAGGATGAATTGGTTTGGCAGGCGCTCCAAGCCGGTGCTCTAGGCTACTTACTCAAGGACACCCCCTCCGAGCAGGTCGCCCACGCCATCCGCACCGTCTACAGCGGTCATGCCCAACTCGGCCCGACGATTGCCCCTAAAGTCCTCTCCCGGATTGCCCAGCCCTCCAAGGTCAATCCCCGCGACCTACTGACCGAGCGGGAGGTGGAAGTTTTGACTCTCCTCGCTCAGGGCTGTAACAACCGCGAAATCGCTCAGGCGCTCTATATCACCGAGGGTACTGCCAAAAATCACCTCACCCATATCCTGACCCAACTGAACCTGCGTGACCGCACCCAAGCTGCTCTGTGGGCCAAGCAACACCTAAATCTGCCGGGGTCTATGCATTCTCAGAAATAG
- a CDS encoding DHA2 family efflux MFS transporter permease subunit: MATTVALKAPQISTEPQVSLRAWLSVAGVMLGAFMAILDIQITNSSLKDIQGALNATLEEGSWISTSYLVAEIIVIPLTGWLSKVFSNRLYLLVNTVLFIFFSVCCASAWDLNSMIVFRGLQGFSGGVLIPMAFTVMLTTLPPSKQTIGLALFGMTATLAPSIGPTIGGWLTENFGWEYIFYINVIPGALMLAALWFTMDPRPLQLNLLKKGDWWGILTMAIGLGSLQIVLEEGSRKDWFGSDLIARLAVVAVVFLALFLWIEFTRKEPFINLRLFAKGNFGLGSIVNVTLGLGLYGSVYILPLYLAQIQGYNALQIGQVIMWAGLPQFFIFPLLPRLMKRFDTRVLLLVGLALFSTSCFMNAGMTHDTGADQLIWSQIVRALGQPLIITPLSSLITIGVGKDAGSASGLFNMMRNLGGSMGIALLATLLDQREKFHSSTIGEAVSRYNPLTEERLDQLTQNFMRHGMDFYTAQNQAMAQLDRLVRREATVMAFNDCFFIIGVGLLLGGLVVLLMKKGTSPGAGAGH; this comes from the coding sequence ATGGCTACAACGGTCGCCCTCAAAGCACCACAGATATCCACCGAACCCCAGGTTTCACTCCGGGCATGGCTATCGGTGGCGGGGGTCATGCTGGGAGCCTTTATGGCGATCCTAGATATTCAAATCACCAATTCCTCGCTCAAGGACATCCAAGGCGCGCTCAACGCCACTCTGGAAGAAGGTTCCTGGATTTCCACGTCCTATCTGGTGGCTGAAATCATTGTCATCCCGCTCACCGGCTGGCTCTCTAAAGTCTTCTCTAACCGGCTCTATCTGCTCGTCAATACCGTTCTGTTCATCTTCTTCTCAGTCTGCTGCGCCTCGGCCTGGGACCTCAACTCGATGATTGTCTTTCGGGGCTTGCAGGGCTTTAGCGGGGGGGTGCTCATCCCGATGGCCTTCACGGTGATGCTAACCACGCTGCCTCCCTCTAAGCAGACCATCGGGCTGGCCTTGTTTGGGATGACCGCGACGCTGGCTCCATCCATAGGCCCGACGATAGGCGGCTGGCTGACAGAGAATTTTGGCTGGGAGTACATCTTTTATATCAATGTCATCCCCGGAGCGCTGATGCTCGCAGCCCTTTGGTTCACCATGGACCCCCGACCGCTACAGCTCAACCTGCTCAAAAAAGGCGACTGGTGGGGGATTCTCACCATGGCTATCGGTCTGGGTTCGCTACAGATCGTCCTGGAAGAAGGCAGCCGCAAGGACTGGTTCGGCTCAGATCTGATCGCGCGGTTGGCGGTGGTGGCGGTGGTCTTTTTGGCCTTGTTCCTGTGGATTGAGTTTACCCGTAAGGAGCCTTTCATCAATCTACGCCTGTTTGCCAAAGGCAACTTCGGTCTAGGCAGCATCGTCAACGTGACTCTCGGGCTCGGGCTGTACGGCTCGGTCTACATCCTGCCGCTATATCTAGCGCAGATTCAAGGCTACAACGCGCTACAGATTGGTCAGGTCATCATGTGGGCGGGGCTCCCTCAATTTTTTATTTTCCCGCTGCTCCCTCGTTTGATGAAGCGTTTTGACACCCGTGTGCTGTTGCTGGTGGGCCTAGCCCTCTTTTCGACCAGTTGCTTTATGAATGCCGGGATGACCCATGACACCGGAGCAGACCAACTGATATGGTCCCAGATTGTCCGGGCTTTGGGCCAGCCGCTCATCATCACCCCGCTCTCTTCCTTAATCACTATTGGGGTGGGCAAGGATGCGGGTTCGGCTTCGGGACTCTTTAATATGATGCGTAATCTCGGAGGATCGATGGGTATTGCGCTACTTGCCACCCTCTTGGACCAGCGCGAGAAGTTTCACTCCAGTACCATCGGCGAAGCGGTCTCTCGCTACAATCCACTGACGGAGGAGCGCCTCGACCAGTTGACCCAGAACTTTATGCGTCACGGGATGGACTTCTACACTGCTCAAAATCAGGCAATGGCACAGCTAGACCGGCTTGTGCGCCGCGAAGCCACCGTGATGGCCTTCAACGATTGTTTTTTTATTATTGGAGTAGGGCTCCTCTTGGGCGGTCTGGTCGTACTCTTAATGAAGAAAGGTACCAGTCCCGGAGCAGGCGCGGGCCATTAG
- a CDS encoding MBL fold metallo-hydrolase, whose translation MSSKASPHHLFDTIYRFKPNRATGGGSSYLIVHPQGNVLLDAPAWNEEHVQAIQEMGGVAWWIFTHRGGIGEVERWLTAIVPQIVVHEQEAFLINGPVTRAFRQDTDLLPDVKLIWTPGHSPGSICVLYQGTLFTGRHLLPDSTGLPRPLRLAKTFHWPRQLNSVRKLLEGPQFTRICPGAAVGLLRTAPAIEDAWEKVQAVYKSDNPRSA comes from the coding sequence ATGTCATCAAAAGCTTCACCCCATCACCTCTTCGACACTATTTACCGCTTCAAGCCCAATCGAGCCACGGGTGGGGGTTCTAGTTACCTCATCGTCCATCCGCAGGGGAATGTACTGCTTGATGCCCCAGCCTGGAATGAAGAGCATGTACAAGCCATTCAGGAAATGGGCGGGGTCGCTTGGTGGATTTTTACCCATCGCGGCGGCATCGGTGAAGTGGAACGGTGGTTGACCGCCATCGTCCCGCAAATCGTCGTCCACGAGCAGGAAGCCTTCCTCATCAATGGTCCTGTCACCCGTGCCTTTAGGCAAGATACCGACTTGCTGCCGGATGTGAAACTGATTTGGACCCCCGGTCATTCGCCAGGGAGTATCTGTGTCCTCTATCAAGGCACACTCTTCACCGGGCGACACCTCTTGCCGGACAGCACGGGGCTGCCCCGCCCGTTGCGGCTCGCCAAAACCTTCCATTGGCCTCGACAGCTCAACAGCGTGCGTAAACTCCTGGAAGGTCCCCAGTTCACCCGAATCTGTCCCGGTGCTGCGGTAGGTTTGCTGCGCACAGCCCCGGCTATTGAGGATGCCTGGGAAAAAGTTCAGGCGGTTTATAAGTCGGATAATCCCCGTTCAGCTTGA
- a CDS encoding Coq4 family protein, protein MNTTQAIDQFISSFSRPAPRLFFGLLKPFLTRTTQQTGNLIPSLEDLAQLPHETLGYTFTRFLEAHHLQPIRFGPRRAQVHDVVHLLTGYGTDPMGELEVQAFLVGSSFQPFNLLLSIPLVLRLSAWTHAWMAFERGRKSHFDPDTFPVEALWTVPLTQVRQRYGISKPVYSP, encoded by the coding sequence ATGAACACCACCCAAGCCATCGACCAATTTATCAGCAGCTTCTCGCGCCCTGCGCCCCGCCTTTTCTTTGGGCTGCTCAAACCCTTTCTAACGCGCACCACCCAGCAGACCGGCAACCTCATCCCCAGCCTGGAAGACCTCGCCCAACTCCCCCACGAAACTCTAGGCTACACCTTCACGCGCTTTCTTGAGGCCCACCACCTCCAACCCATCCGCTTCGGTCCCCGTCGCGCCCAAGTCCACGACGTGGTCCACCTCCTGACCGGCTACGGCACCGACCCCATGGGTGAACTGGAAGTCCAGGCTTTTTTGGTCGGCAGTTCTTTCCAGCCCTTTAACCTGCTGTTGAGTATTCCCCTCGTGCTGCGCTTGAGCGCGTGGACCCACGCTTGGATGGCCTTTGAGCGCGGCAGAAAGAGTCATTTCGACCCCGACACCTTCCCTGTCGAAGCCCTCTGGACCGTCCCCTTGACCCAGGTGCGGCAGCGCTATGGCATCTCGAAACCCGTCTATAGCCCTTGA
- a CDS encoding TolC family protein, producing the protein MNLRFVSRFLLLSIWFIPAPLTAQSLADANTTAAALATKPLEPTIPPMPKSAFEVKVQANRPLKLQEAIDIALARSPQIALARLAIDRSEAGIRQAQAALFPTVALTTSYSYNQSAQSKITNDLSVLNGNIGGTTLTSVFSQVETAPLNGQVNINWNVYSGGLFPARVRAAEASLRSTQLDFERIRQDLVNSVITAYYDLQAADGNLAIGESAVRSAESSLQDAETQNAAGTGTRFAVLQAEVQKANAEQQLITFQNDRAVRQQALARLLNFERPTEVQAEDPVAKGAAWEMGLEDSILSAYRQRQELSQQLALEGAAKAQEEAAYASLSPQISLTASGQVLDNLLDRVVGFNSGYSAGVQIQWTSFDGGAARAQADQAIADAKSARVRYIDTLNTIRFGVESSYSQLRTASQRIETNTKAVTSADENLRLARLRFQAGVGTQTDVLIADRDLTQARVNRLTAVIDYNRALASLRRALGIL; encoded by the coding sequence ATGAACCTGCGCTTTGTCAGTCGTTTTTTACTCCTTAGCATCTGGTTTATCCCGGCTCCCCTCACCGCCCAGAGCTTAGCCGACGCCAACACTACCGCCGCCGCACTCGCTACCAAGCCTCTAGAGCCGACCATTCCACCCATGCCCAAGTCCGCCTTTGAGGTGAAGGTCCAAGCCAATCGTCCCCTCAAGCTCCAAGAAGCTATCGACATTGCCCTTGCCCGTAGCCCCCAAATTGCCCTCGCTCGCCTCGCTATTGACCGCAGCGAAGCCGGGATTCGTCAAGCCCAAGCCGCTCTCTTCCCGACTGTGGCGCTCACAACCAGCTACAGCTACAACCAATCGGCCCAAAGTAAGATCACCAATGATCTCTCGGTATTGAATGGCAACATCGGGGGCACGACCTTGACCTCGGTGTTTAGCCAAGTAGAGACTGCCCCCCTCAACGGTCAGGTCAACATCAACTGGAACGTTTACTCCGGCGGGCTCTTCCCCGCCCGCGTCCGCGCTGCCGAGGCGAGTCTGCGCTCCACCCAACTCGACTTTGAGCGCATCCGTCAAGACCTCGTCAACAGCGTCATCACCGCCTACTACGACCTACAGGCCGCTGACGGGAATCTGGCTATCGGCGAGAGTGCTGTACGCTCCGCTGAGTCCAGCCTCCAAGACGCTGAGACCCAAAATGCCGCCGGGACCGGCACGCGCTTTGCAGTCCTCCAGGCGGAGGTCCAAAAAGCCAACGCCGAGCAGCAGCTCATCACGTTCCAGAATGACCGTGCTGTGCGACAACAGGCCCTCGCGCGCCTCCTCAACTTCGAACGGCCCACGGAGGTCCAAGCTGAAGACCCGGTCGCCAAGGGTGCTGCTTGGGAGATGGGACTCGAAGACAGCATCCTCAGTGCCTATCGGCAGCGGCAGGAGTTGTCCCAACAGTTGGCGCTGGAGGGAGCAGCCAAAGCTCAGGAAGAAGCGGCCTACGCCAGCCTCAGTCCCCAGATTAGCCTGACGGCTTCCGGTCAAGTCCTGGATAACCTGCTCGACCGGGTGGTGGGGTTTAACTCCGGCTACAGTGCCGGGGTACAGATACAGTGGACCAGCTTTGACGGCGGTGCCGCCCGTGCCCAAGCGGACCAAGCCATCGCCGACGCCAAGTCCGCCCGAGTCCGCTACATCGACACGCTCAACACGATCCGCTTCGGGGTGGAGAGTTCCTACTCCCAGTTGAGGACCGCCAGCCAGCGCATTGAGACCAACACCAAAGCCGTCACCTCAGCCGACGAAAACCTACGTCTGGCCCGGTTACGCTTTCAGGCGGGCGTGGGGACCCAGACAGACGTCCTGATCGCAGACCGCGACCTCACTCAGGCTCGGGTAAATCGCCTGACGGCGGTCATCGACTACAACCGGGCTTTAGCCTCCCTCAGGCGGGCTTTGGGTATTCTCTAG
- a CDS encoding homospermidine biosynthesis protein, whose amino-acid sequence MAKSRFLRGRRIDPQPITPGIKVADLIEQTFLAYNAARLQEACFLLAQKMLQPDTTVGLTLTGALTPAGLGISALIPLVQGGYIDWIISTGANLYHDTHHGLGLALHKGSTAISDVLLREEGVVRIFDIFFDYDVLLSTDKFFYTLLKSPEFQRTMGTAEFHYLCGKYIAEREAVLGVQDKSLLASCWRMGVPVYTSSPGDSSIGMNIAALRLIGEGPVIDIALDVNETAAIVLQAKRTGGKSGIWILGGGSPKNFALQTEPQLQEVLGIQEKGHDYFLQITDARPDTGGLSGATPSEAVSWGKVDPEKLPDSIVCYVDSTIALPLLTAYILEKVPPRTPKRLYDHREDLMDRLRAEHLATQAEESSLQSTPANY is encoded by the coding sequence GTGGCGAAAAGTCGGTTTTTGCGGGGGCGACGCATCGATCCCCAACCCATTACTCCGGGTATCAAGGTCGCGGACTTGATCGAGCAGACCTTCCTGGCCTACAATGCCGCCCGACTCCAGGAGGCGTGCTTCCTGTTGGCCCAAAAAATGCTTCAGCCGGATACAACCGTCGGCCTAACGCTTACGGGTGCACTGACCCCGGCAGGGCTGGGCATCTCTGCCTTGATTCCTCTGGTGCAGGGGGGCTATATAGATTGGATCATCTCGACGGGAGCCAACCTTTACCACGACACCCATCATGGTCTAGGACTCGCCCTCCACAAGGGCAGCACCGCCATCTCCGATGTCCTCTTGCGCGAGGAAGGAGTCGTGCGCATCTTTGATATTTTCTTCGACTATGATGTGCTGCTCTCGACCGATAAGTTTTTTTATACCCTGCTCAAGAGTCCTGAGTTCCAGCGGACGATGGGCACGGCGGAATTTCACTATCTGTGCGGGAAGTATATTGCCGAACGCGAAGCAGTCCTTGGAGTCCAGGACAAGTCCCTCCTAGCCTCCTGCTGGCGTATGGGCGTTCCGGTCTATACCTCCAGCCCCGGAGATTCTTCCATAGGGATGAATATCGCTGCTCTGCGCCTGATTGGAGAAGGACCGGTCATCGATATCGCCTTGGATGTCAACGAAACTGCCGCCATTGTCCTACAGGCCAAACGCACCGGGGGTAAGAGCGGCATCTGGATCTTGGGTGGGGGCTCCCCCAAGAATTTCGCGCTCCAGACCGAACCCCAACTCCAGGAAGTTTTGGGCATTCAGGAGAAAGGCCACGACTATTTCCTCCAAATCACCGATGCCCGCCCCGATACCGGGGGGCTCTCCGGGGCGACCCCGAGCGAAGCCGTTTCTTGGGGCAAAGTAGACCCTGAAAAACTCCCCGACAGCATTGTCTGCTACGTGGACAGCACGATTGCGCTACCCTTACTCACGGCCTATATCCTGGAGAAAGTCCCGCCGCGCACGCCCAAACGCCTTTATGACCACCGTGAAGATCTGATGGACCGTTTGCGAGCAGAGCATTTGGCGACTCAGGCTGAGGAATCAAGCTTACAAAGTACTCCAGCTAATTACTAG
- a CDS encoding TetR family transcriptional regulator has translation MPSTAQKKTSSTRPSRDAEATKAAILAAAEKEFAQQGLEATRTEDIAARTGVTKAMIYYYFKSKEDLYVAVLERVFAHAFSALNDLKQHHLPPEEALETFLREVLKFSCHNTNLAMLMFLEGMQNKGKYYERAGIPGIYKALSEILAEGIAAGVFRPLDPLHTAVNIFGACQFYFMARENIKHLWPAKQLLGKPMLEQHVQEVVAMVMAGVRA, from the coding sequence ATGCCATCCACAGCACAGAAGAAAACCTCATCCACTCGTCCAAGCCGCGATGCTGAGGCGACTAAAGCCGCGATTTTAGCCGCAGCGGAAAAAGAATTTGCCCAACAGGGTCTAGAGGCTACGCGTACCGAAGACATCGCCGCCCGGACCGGGGTGACCAAGGCGATGATCTACTACTACTTCAAAAGTAAAGAAGATTTGTATGTTGCCGTTCTGGAGCGGGTTTTTGCCCATGCTTTCAGTGCCCTGAACGATCTAAAACAGCACCATCTCCCCCCCGAGGAAGCCCTGGAAACCTTTTTGCGGGAGGTGCTCAAGTTCTCCTGTCACAACACCAATCTGGCGATGTTGATGTTTCTGGAGGGTATGCAGAACAAAGGTAAGTACTACGAGCGGGCTGGGATACCGGGCATTTACAAAGCGTTGAGCGAGATCCTGGCAGAGGGGATCGCTGCTGGTGTCTTTCGTCCCCTCGATCCGCTCCACACCGCCGTCAATATTTTTGGCGCTTGTCAGTTCTATTTCATGGCCCGAGAAAATATCAAGCATCTCTGGCCCGCCAAGCAACTGCTGGGCAAACCGATGTTGGAGCAGCATGTACAGGAAGTCGTCGCCATGGTCATGGCCGGAGTGCGCGCTTAA
- a CDS encoding lipoate--protein ligase family protein, whose amino-acid sequence MGPCLDITLSGTGSWYSLPTVYGPGSEHMARDEALLELHRVGRIPSIFYLSVWTPPALSLGYHQRRVPAGTWDVPQVKRPTGGRAVWHRGDITYTLVTSGLQGGILQTYAQLSQVLIHGLAQLGVDLAPTGARDGNYQNRESCFAHRAAVDLCWQGYKVIGSAQLRRGQALLQQGSILLEPDYAQLAALFPSAPLPIKGLKEILGYSPTPEALHAAIGLGIRAVFGTAVAAVAWECLPEAQKRSSCLDRQFTGLENTQSPPEGG is encoded by the coding sequence GTGGGCCCCTGTCTTGACATAACCCTCTCTGGAACCGGTTCCTGGTATAGTCTGCCCACGGTCTATGGCCCTGGTTCTGAACATATGGCTCGGGACGAGGCACTGCTGGAACTCCACCGCGTAGGGCGTATCCCTTCAATTTTTTATCTCTCGGTTTGGACCCCACCAGCCCTTTCCCTCGGGTACCACCAGCGCCGGGTGCCCGCCGGTACTTGGGACGTGCCGCAGGTGAAGCGCCCCACCGGTGGACGGGCGGTCTGGCATCGCGGAGATATCACCTATACCCTGGTCACCTCCGGGCTCCAAGGTGGCATCCTCCAGACCTATGCCCAACTTTCCCAAGTCCTGATCCATGGCCTCGCCCAATTGGGGGTGGACCTCGCCCCCACCGGGGCACGCGACGGCAACTATCAAAACCGCGAATCCTGCTTTGCCCATCGCGCCGCAGTGGACCTCTGCTGGCAGGGCTATAAAGTCATCGGTTCTGCCCAACTGCGCCGGGGTCAGGCGTTGCTCCAGCAAGGGTCTATTCTTTTGGAGCCTGATTATGCGCAATTAGCGGCACTTTTTCCGAGTGCACCCCTGCCGATCAAGGGCCTCAAGGAGATTTTGGGCTACAGCCCTACCCCTGAAGCCCTCCATGCGGCTATCGGTCTGGGCATCAGGGCGGTCTTTGGGACAGCAGTGGCGGCGGTAGCTTGGGAATGCCTACCGGAGGCACAAAAAAGGTCCAGTTGCCTGGACCGTCAGTTTACGGGGCTAGAGAATACCCAAAGCCCGCCTGAGGGAGGCTAA
- a CDS encoding sensor histidine kinase, whose translation MPANLSPVPPVYLRFLEYTLLLLAVVGELLTQAANPLRDSFLFPVPVWLVLLLGGFTLLSLFTPRDQPLVLRCGYLLLGTLCVAGGCVVSGVRFFPLLFLLMVIKGCFLLDRWQALGYAVLTAVVFALCAAWRAQTILLSPQTIALLVNNGPVVAVVYMLVFLVGMFFVFLLSQSLLAEQRSRREAELLAEQVAAMATTLERTRIAREMHDALGHTLTSLNVQLEVAQKLRERNPEQALLALDTAKELAHQSLSDVRHALTALRAPGTDLQQALSALVAQVQHSLTVELSVQVPLLPLNMQHQLYCMVQECLTNTRKHAHATQVWIVVQHRAYRLYLEVRDNGNGFDATMPRGGLGLAGMCERVEGLGGTLKIQTAPGAGTRVQVEVPYDPATVGG comes from the coding sequence ATGCCTGCCAACCTTTCTCCAGTACCCCCCGTCTACCTGCGCTTTTTGGAGTACACCCTGCTGCTATTGGCGGTGGTCGGGGAATTGCTTACGCAGGCCGCCAACCCGCTCAGGGATTCATTTTTATTCCCGGTTCCGGTCTGGTTGGTGCTGCTGCTGGGTGGATTTACCCTGCTCAGTCTCTTCACGCCCCGCGACCAGCCGTTGGTACTACGTTGCGGCTATTTGCTGCTCGGAACGCTGTGCGTGGCGGGCGGGTGTGTGGTGAGTGGGGTGCGGTTTTTCCCGCTGCTTTTTTTGTTGATGGTGATCAAGGGCTGTTTTTTGTTGGACCGCTGGCAGGCGTTGGGCTATGCGGTGCTGACGGCGGTGGTTTTTGCCCTGTGTGCAGCATGGCGTGCTCAGACAATTCTACTTAGCCCCCAGACGATAGCGCTGTTGGTCAACAATGGTCCGGTGGTCGCGGTGGTCTATATGCTGGTGTTTCTGGTGGGGATGTTCTTTGTGTTTTTGTTGAGTCAGTCGCTCTTGGCAGAGCAGCGCAGCCGTCGGGAGGCCGAACTTTTAGCTGAGCAGGTGGCGGCAATGGCGACCACGCTGGAGCGCACACGCATCGCCCGCGAGATGCACGACGCCTTGGGCCACACGCTCACTTCACTGAATGTGCAACTAGAAGTCGCCCAAAAACTGCGCGAACGGAATCCCGAGCAGGCGCTCCTCGCCCTCGATACCGCCAAGGAACTAGCCCACCAATCCCTGAGCGATGTGCGCCATGCCCTCACCGCGCTACGGGCTCCCGGCACTGATCTCCAGCAAGCGCTAAGCGCTTTGGTCGCCCAAGTTCAGCACAGCTTGACCGTAGAACTGAGCGTGCAGGTGCCGCTCCTGCCCTTGAATATGCAGCATCAGCTTTACTGCATGGTGCAGGAATGTCTGACCAATACCCGCAAACATGCCCATGCCACCCAGGTTTGGATCGTAGTCCAGCACCGAGCGTACCGACTCTATCTAGAGGTCCGCGACAACGGCAACGGCTTTGACGCGACTATGCCTAGGGGTGGTTTGGGTTTGGCGGGGATGTGTGAGCGGGTCGAGGGTCTAGGGGGTACGCTCAAGATCCAGACGGCTCCGGGGGCGGGTACTCGGGTCCAAGTGGAGGTGCCCTATGATCCGGCTACTGTTGGTGGATGA
- a CDS encoding HlyD family secretion protein — MPATQEQELVQEPSIPVTPAPVSKRKPNLWVLGLVGGGLLTASVVGYHWWSYATSHEDTDNATLAGYIHPVSSRINGTVQQVLVEDNQTVKAGEILVMLDPRDFQSRVQQAQAALEVARRQASVAQASVALARERATAQDTQAQGGLTAAEAAIASAQAVVAQAKTGIPTARAQLVQAQANLRKANLDFQRFQKLVKEGAISRQQFDSLQTDYTVAQAARDSAAEGVRQATAKLTQAQEGVASAQALLTQSRGGLQDAKAAQVQVTVNQNQYAQAQAAVTQAEVALEDAKLQLSYTRITAPTAGRVGRRTAEVGQRIQPGQPLLSIVEEQTWVTANFKETQLERMRPRQPVEVKLDAFPNHSFTGRVDSIAPASGSQFSLLPPDNATGNFTKIVQRIPVKIVLDPQGVKGFEQVLAPGMSAVVSVNVAAK; from the coding sequence ATGCCTGCGACGCAAGAACAAGAATTAGTGCAAGAGCCTTCTATTCCCGTTACTCCCGCGCCTGTCTCCAAGCGCAAGCCCAATCTATGGGTGCTGGGCCTCGTCGGGGGCGGGCTCCTGACGGCCTCTGTAGTCGGTTATCACTGGTGGAGTTATGCCACCAGCCACGAAGATACGGATAATGCTACTCTGGCGGGCTATATCCACCCGGTCAGTAGCCGCATCAATGGCACTGTTCAGCAGGTCCTCGTCGAGGATAACCAGACCGTCAAGGCGGGCGAAATCCTGGTCATGCTCGACCCGCGCGATTTTCAGAGCCGCGTCCAACAGGCTCAAGCCGCTCTGGAGGTCGCCCGCCGTCAGGCCAGTGTCGCTCAGGCCAGTGTCGCCCTCGCCCGCGAGCGGGCCACGGCTCAGGACACCCAAGCGCAAGGCGGGCTCACCGCCGCTGAGGCGGCCATCGCCAGTGCCCAAGCTGTAGTCGCCCAAGCCAAAACCGGAATTCCCACCGCCCGCGCCCAATTGGTCCAAGCTCAAGCCAACCTGCGCAAAGCCAACTTGGACTTCCAACGCTTCCAGAAGCTCGTGAAAGAAGGGGCCATCTCGCGCCAACAATTTGACAGCCTCCAGACCGATTACACCGTGGCTCAAGCTGCTCGAGACAGTGCGGCTGAGGGGGTCCGGCAGGCTACAGCCAAACTGACCCAAGCCCAAGAGGGGGTCGCTTCGGCTCAAGCCCTACTCACCCAGTCGCGCGGGGGACTCCAGGATGCCAAAGCCGCCCAAGTACAGGTGACGGTGAATCAGAACCAGTACGCCCAGGCTCAAGCTGCCGTGACCCAAGCTGAAGTAGCGCTCGAAGATGCGAAGCTCCAACTGTCCTACACGCGTATCACCGCCCCAACTGCGGGCCGGGTGGGTCGTCGCACCGCAGAAGTAGGCCAGCGTATCCAACCCGGCCAGCCCCTCTTATCGATAGTCGAAGAACAAACTTGGGTGACAGCGAACTTTAAAGAGACACAACTGGAGCGGATGCGCCCAAGGCAGCCGGTCGAAGTAAAGCTGGATGCGTTTCCCAATCACTCCTTCACCGGGCGGGTAGACAGTATCGCCCCCGCCTCTGGGAGCCAGTTTTCTTTGCTCCCGCCGGATAATGCCACCGGCAACTTCACGAAGATCGTGCAGCGCATTCCGGTAAAAATCGTCCTCGATCCTCAGGGTGTGAAAGGCTTTGAACAAGTTTTGGCCCCTGGGATGTCGGCGGTGGTCAGTGTCAATGTCGCCGCGAAGTAA